A window of the Deltaproteobacteria bacterium genome harbors these coding sequences:
- a CDS encoding FeS-binding protein: MGRKRLKWAYIGIFIVMAFTGFGQMPIFKRYYISDIPGLGWSADFYATHYIHYLGAILLLGLLAYWIADYFLGGRREFHLTASAYVRIVLLGGIVVTGIFRVLKNLPDVTFSPGFTLLIDIAHLGFMMAYLLAALIFVILKSGWTQGIDD, translated from the coding sequence ATGGGTAGGAAAAGGCTTAAATGGGCCTACATCGGGATCTTTATTGTCATGGCCTTTACCGGATTCGGGCAGATGCCCATCTTTAAACGCTACTATATCTCCGATATCCCGGGCCTGGGATGGTCTGCCGACTTCTATGCGACCCACTATATCCATTATCTGGGGGCGATCCTTCTGTTGGGGCTTTTGGCCTACTGGATTGCCGATTACTTTCTAGGGGGGAGGCGTGAATTCCATCTGACCGCTTCCGCCTATGTAAGGATCGTTCTGCTGGGCGGGATTGTCGTCACCGGGATCTTCAGGGTCCTTAAGAATCTGCCGGATGTCACCTTTTCACCGGGGTTTACCCTGCTGATCGATATTGCCCATCTGGGCTTCATGATGGCATATCTTCTGGCAGCGCTTATTTTCGTGATCCTCAAATCCGGATGGACCCAGGGGATTGATGATTGA